Proteins from a genomic interval of Zingiber officinale cultivar Zhangliang chromosome 1B, Zo_v1.1, whole genome shotgun sequence:
- the LOC122047762 gene encoding uncharacterized protein LOC122047762 translates to MGKGPPPPANLERYARVVAERIRRSKVAKPDLKCLSSVKEEAAAIAASSRGIRRRMDERKMQEGRVPLKDVVADCTRRWFQDTLKEARAGDAGMQVLVGQMYQSGYGVSKNEQKANAWISRASKYRSSVWKVSDKRPGYNASDSDSDEEKINIKSSAEGPGS, encoded by the exons ATGGGCAAGGGACCGCCGCCGCCGGCGAATCTAGAGAGGTACGCCCGCGTCGTGGCCGAGAGGATACGAAGATCCAAGGTCGCCAAGCCGGACCTTAAGTGTCTGTCTTCGGTCAAAGAGGAGGCCGCTGCCATTGCCGCCTCTTCTAGAGGTATCCGACGGAGGATGGACGAAAGGAAGATGCAGGAGGGTCGCGTCCCTCTGAAGGACGTGGTAGCGGACTGCACCAGGCGGTGGTTTCAGGACACGCTCAAGGAGGCCAGGGCTGGGGATGCTGGGATGCAGGTTCTTGTTGGTCAGATGTACCAGAGCGGCTACGGAGTATCGAAGAACGAGCAAAAG GCAAATGCTTGGATTTCAAGAGCATCAAAGTATCGGAGTTCAGTTTGGAAGGTTAGCGACAAACGGCCAG GTTATAATGCCAGTGACTCAGATTCTGATGAGGAGAAGATTAACATCAAATCATCAGCAGAAGGACCTGGTTCATAA